In one window of Bizionia sp. M204 DNA:
- a CDS encoding FKBP-type peptidyl-prolyl cis-trans isomerase, with protein sequence MKLRKILLLIITVSALFVSCDNDDEAAVPYTPPRDAGEVYLEDIADIEEYLETHFYNYEEFQQNNPYSVVNDGFEIVFDTIAGLNSDKTPLIDMVQFKMINSYGVDYKLYFLKVREGLGNVIHFSDQATLNYEGSSIINGYVFDSAVNETQFNLLPVGAVSGVIPGLREGIIEFKTSNDFSNNMDGTTNYHNHGIGAVFIPSGLAYFDQPLVGVPGYTPLIFKFNLYKRTILDHDGDGIPSFLENLNDNGDIFDDDTDGNFNPNFLDDDDDGDGYYTRDEIDYNEYILMTGDPEPVFAENEFESSRIENNGTITIKTIILTDRNGDGIPDYLDINTIPE encoded by the coding sequence ATGAAATTAAGAAAAATTTTACTTTTAATAATAACGGTTTCTGCGTTATTTGTTTCTTGTGATAACGATGATGAAGCGGCTGTGCCGTATACACCACCTCGAGATGCTGGCGAAGTATATTTAGAGGATATTGCCGATATTGAAGAATATCTTGAGACACACTTTTACAATTATGAGGAATTTCAGCAAAATAATCCATATAGCGTAGTCAATGATGGGTTTGAGATTGTTTTTGATACAATTGCTGGGTTAAATAGTGATAAAACGCCATTAATAGATATGGTACAATTTAAAATGATTAATAGTTATGGCGTTGATTACAAATTGTATTTTTTAAAAGTTCGTGAAGGTCTCGGAAATGTTATTCATTTTTCAGATCAAGCTACTTTAAATTATGAAGGTAGTAGTATAATTAATGGGTACGTATTTGATAGTGCTGTTAACGAGACACAATTTAATCTATTGCCTGTGGGAGCTGTTTCTGGAGTTATTCCAGGGTTAAGGGAAGGTATTATTGAATTTAAAACGAGTAATGATTTTAGCAATAATATGGATGGAACAACTAATTATCATAACCACGGAATTGGTGCAGTTTTTATTCCATCTGGATTGGCATATTTTGATCAACCTCTCGTGGGTGTTCCAGGATATACACCCCTTATCTTTAAATTTAATTTATATAAAAGAACCATATTAGATCATGACGGTGATGGTATCCCTTCATTTCTAGAAAACTTAAACGACAATGGCGATATTTTTGATGATGATACAGATGGAAATTTTAACCCTAATTTTTTAGATGATGATGATGATGGTGATGGCTATTACACGAGAGATGAAATTGATTATAATGAATATATATTAATGACAGGTGATCCAGAGCCTGTGTTTGCGGAAAATGAATTTGAAAGTTCACGTATAGAAAATAATGGCACCATTACAATTAAAACTATTATTTTAACGGATAGAAATGGTGATGGAATTCCTGATTATTTGGATATTAATACGATTCCAGAATAA
- a CDS encoding RNA-binding S4 domain-containing protein translates to MRIDKFLWCVRYFKTRTIATTACKKGHVKVNGDSVKPSRDVYATDKIEVRKDQINYTLTINDLPPNRVGAKLVDIYRTDTTPKEAFAANELLKYSKDYYRKKGTGRPTKKDRRDIEEYRGENGIESDI, encoded by the coding sequence ATGCGAATAGATAAATTTTTATGGTGTGTTAGATATTTCAAAACAAGAACCATAGCCACAACGGCTTGCAAGAAAGGGCATGTAAAAGTGAATGGTGATTCTGTAAAACCTAGTCGCGATGTGTATGCAACAGATAAAATTGAGGTTCGAAAAGATCAAATTAACTACACCCTAACTATTAATGATTTACCACCAAACCGTGTTGGCGCTAAATTAGTTGATATTTATAGAACGGACACTACACCAAAAGAAGCCTTTGCAGCCAATGAATTACTAAAGTATTCTAAAGATTACTACCGCAAAAAAGGCACAGGAAGACCGACTAAAAAAGATCGTCGCGACATTGAAGAATATCGTGGTGAGAACGGAATTGAATCCGATATTTAA
- a CDS encoding MerR family transcriptional regulator, giving the protein MNNIKNNFSIKDLENLSGVKAHTIRIWEKRYNLLKPNRTETNIRFYSLESLQKLLNITFLYNNGYKISKIAKINELDIADTVRNLSAKDYADDHATNMFKLAMLNFDKALFLKTYDTLKNNKSFSEIFLEVFIPLMSEIGLLWQTNTITPAQEHFISELIKQKLLINIEKHQYISPKNNEKTFVLFLPNNEIHDLGLHFINYKLTKSEYHTIYLGPSVPIVSLKDILKHYKNVIFLSYFTVKPEAENISGYLNEFQNELLTNNNELWVFGRMLDHIDTSKLHKSIKVFHSIADLEKYL; this is encoded by the coding sequence ATGAACAATATTAAGAATAACTTCAGCATCAAGGACCTTGAAAACCTATCAGGTGTCAAAGCCCATACCATTAGAATTTGGGAAAAACGTTACAACCTTCTAAAACCAAACCGCACCGAAACTAATATTAGGTTTTATAGCTTAGAAAGCTTACAGAAGCTACTTAACATTACGTTTCTTTATAACAATGGTTATAAAATTTCCAAAATCGCTAAAATTAATGAGCTAGATATTGCAGACACGGTGCGTAATCTATCAGCTAAAGATTATGCCGATGATCATGCCACCAACATGTTTAAGCTAGCCATGCTGAATTTTGACAAAGCACTCTTTTTAAAAACCTATGATACACTAAAAAATAATAAAAGTTTTTCGGAAATATTCTTGGAAGTCTTCATTCCACTAATGAGTGAAATAGGCTTGCTTTGGCAAACAAATACCATAACACCTGCGCAAGAACATTTTATTTCAGAACTGATTAAACAGAAATTATTGATTAATATTGAAAAGCATCAATATATATCCCCAAAAAACAACGAGAAAACCTTTGTTCTCTTTCTTCCTAACAACGAAATTCACGATTTAGGTCTTCACTTCATCAATTACAAATTAACAAAATCTGAATATCACACTATTTATTTAGGACCAAGCGTTCCCATTGTTAGCTTAAAGGACATTTTGAAACATTACAAGAACGTCATTTTCCTTTCATACTTTACTGTGAAACCAGAGGCAGAAAATATTTCGGGTTACTTAAATGAATTTCAAAATGAATTACTCACAAACAACAACGAATTGTGGGTTTTTGGACGAATGTTAGATCATATTGATACAAGCAAGCTACATAAATCCATTAAAGTGTTTCATTCTATTGCAGATTTAGAAAAATATCTTTAA
- a CDS encoding transketolase family protein, with translation MKTYTNTGNKDTRSGFGAGLTELGKTNENVVALCADLIGSLKMDDFKKNHPERFFQVGIAEANMIGLAAGLTIGGKIPFTGTFANFSTGRVYDQIRQSVAYSGKNVKICASHAGLTLGEDGATHQILEDIGLMKMLPGMTVINPCDYNQTKAATIAIAEHEGPVYLRFGRPSVANFTPADQKFEIGKALHLLDGTDVTIVATGHLVWEALEAAKTLNEKGISAEVINIHTIKPLDDAAILKSVKKTGCIVTAEEHNHLGGLGESVSRVLATNYPTPQEFVATNDTFGESGTPAQLMEKYGLNAEAIVKAAETVVKRK, from the coding sequence ATGAAAACATATACAAACACAGGAAATAAAGATACACGTTCAGGTTTTGGAGCTGGATTAACCGAACTAGGAAAAACCAATGAAAATGTTGTGGCTCTTTGTGCGGATTTAATTGGTTCGTTAAAAATGGATGATTTTAAAAAGAACCATCCCGAACGTTTTTTTCAAGTCGGTATTGCGGAAGCCAACATGATTGGACTAGCAGCTGGTTTAACTATTGGTGGTAAAATTCCATTTACAGGAACCTTTGCTAACTTTTCAACTGGTCGTGTTTACGATCAAATTCGTCAGAGTGTTGCATATTCAGGTAAAAATGTGAAAATTTGTGCATCGCATGCGGGCTTAACTTTAGGTGAAGATGGTGCTACACACCAGATTTTAGAAGATATTGGTTTAATGAAAATGTTACCCGGCATGACGGTTATTAATCCTTGTGATTACAACCAAACCAAAGCAGCAACTATTGCTATAGCAGAACATGAAGGTCCTGTTTATTTAAGGTTTGGACGCCCAAGTGTGGCCAACTTTACACCTGCTGACCAAAAATTTGAAATTGGTAAAGCCCTACATTTATTGGATGGTACTGATGTAACGATTGTGGCAACGGGTCATTTAGTTTGGGAAGCTCTTGAAGCTGCTAAAACTTTAAATGAGAAAGGTATTTCTGCTGAAGTAATTAACATTCACACCATAAAACCTTTAGATGATGCCGCTATTTTAAAATCAGTTAAAAAAACAGGTTGTATAGTGACGGCGGAAGAGCATAACCATTTAGGTGGTTTAGGGGAAAGTGTTTCCCGTGTATTAGCAACAAACTATCCAACACCACAAGAGTTTGTAGCAACGAATGACACGTTTGGAGAGTCGGGAACGCCTGCTCAACTCATGGAAAAATATGGCCTAAATGCAGAAGCTATTGTAAAAGCGGCAGAAACTGTCGTGAAAAGAAAATAA
- a CDS encoding shikimate kinase — protein sequence MNIILLGYMTSGKSLIGEKLSRILRKPFQDLDDYIENKEGLSISDIFKTKGEIYFRKIEAKHLETFLQQEDMILSLGGGTPCYGSNMKLIKQQPNSKSIYLNVSVAELGKRLFLNKTNRPLVAHLKTQEETTEFVGKHIFERLNFYNQADLNIQANKSPDDIIDDILLKLI from the coding sequence ATGAATATTATTTTATTAGGTTATATGACGTCCGGAAAATCGCTAATTGGTGAAAAATTAAGCCGGATTTTAAGGAAACCGTTTCAGGATTTAGATGATTATATTGAAAATAAAGAAGGTTTGTCTATTTCTGATATTTTTAAAACCAAAGGTGAAATATATTTTCGTAAAATAGAGGCCAAGCATTTAGAGACGTTCTTACAGCAAGAAGATATGATATTATCATTAGGAGGAGGGACGCCTTGTTATGGCAGTAATATGAAGCTCATTAAACAGCAACCGAACAGTAAAAGTATTTACTTGAATGTTTCTGTAGCCGAATTAGGAAAGCGTCTTTTTTTAAATAAAACAAACAGACCTTTAGTAGCCCATTTAAAAACTCAAGAAGAAACAACGGAGTTTGTAGGGAAGCATATTTTTGAACGACTTAACTTTTATAATCAAGCCGATTTAAATATCCAAGCTAATAAATCGCCGGATGATATTATTGACGATATTTTATTAAAATTAATCTAA
- a CDS encoding transketolase → MSNTQQLENLTTQVRRDILRMVHKVNSGHPGGSLGCAEFFVALYQDIMDRKDGFDMDGFGEDLFFLSNGHISPVYYSVLARSGYFPVDELNTFRLINSRLQGHPTTHEGLPGIRIASGSLGQGMSVALGAAQAKKLNNDTHLVYSLHGDGELQEGQNWEAIMYAAGNKVDNIISTIDLNSQQIDGSTDDVLPMGSLKAKFEAFDWTVVEIEDGNNIDAILKGMAEAKSKTGQGKPVCVLLKTVMGNGVDFMMHTHAWHGKAPNDEQLAIGLEQNPETLGDY, encoded by the coding sequence ATGTCAAACACACAACAATTAGAAAATTTAACAACCCAGGTACGTAGAGATATTTTACGTATGGTACACAAGGTAAACTCTGGACACCCAGGAGGTTCATTAGGTTGTGCCGAATTTTTTGTAGCACTATACCAAGATATCATGGACCGTAAAGACGGATTTGATATGGATGGTTTTGGTGAAGATTTATTCTTTTTATCAAACGGTCATATTTCACCGGTATATTATAGTGTTTTAGCGCGTTCGGGCTATTTTCCAGTAGATGAATTAAATACATTCAGATTAATTAACTCCCGTTTGCAAGGACACCCAACTACACACGAAGGTTTACCAGGTATTCGTATTGCCTCCGGATCATTAGGTCAAGGTATGTCTGTTGCTTTAGGGGCTGCACAAGCAAAAAAATTAAATAATGATACTCATTTAGTTTACAGCTTACATGGTGATGGCGAACTTCAAGAGGGTCAAAACTGGGAAGCTATAATGTACGCAGCCGGTAATAAGGTTGATAATATTATTTCAACTATCGACTTAAACAGTCAACAAATTGATGGTTCTACGGATGATGTATTACCAATGGGCAGTTTAAAAGCCAAGTTTGAAGCGTTTGATTGGACGGTTGTGGAGATTGAGGACGGTAATAATATAGACGCTATATTAAAAGGAATGGCTGAAGCAAAATCTAAAACAGGACAAGGCAAACCCGTTTGTGTTTTGCTAAAAACCGTTATGGGTAATGGTGTCGATTTTATGATGCATACACATGCATGGCACGGAAAAGCACCTAATGACGAGCAATTAGCAATAGGTTTAGAACAAAACCCAGAGACTTTAGGCGATTATTAA
- a CDS encoding phosphoribosyltransferase family protein produces the protein MKTTEKNTILNHDEIVHKIRRIAYQIYESNVDEEEVVLAGIDSNGYLLAKKLKTVLNKISTINPILCRVKIDKKNPLSPITTSLAVSDYTNKSVILIDDVLNSGTTLIYGVKHFLDVPLKQFKTAVLVNRNHKKYPVKADFKGISLSTSLHEHVDVILEGKFFEASLD, from the coding sequence ATGAAAACAACAGAAAAAAATACGATTTTAAATCACGATGAGATAGTTCATAAAATAAGACGTATTGCCTATCAAATTTACGAAAGCAATGTGGATGAAGAAGAAGTTGTTTTGGCTGGCATTGACTCTAATGGGTACCTTCTAGCCAAGAAATTAAAAACCGTTTTAAATAAAATTTCGACAATCAACCCTATTTTATGTCGCGTAAAAATTGATAAGAAAAATCCGTTAAGCCCTATTACTACTTCTTTAGCGGTTTCAGATTACACAAATAAGTCCGTTATTTTAATTGATGACGTATTAAATTCTGGAACCACACTTATTTACGGAGTAAAACACTTTCTCGATGTGCCCTTAAAACAATTTAAAACGGCCGTTTTAGTGAACCGGAATCACAAAAAGTATCCTGTTAAAGCAGATTTTAAAGGAATTTCTTTATCCACCTCACTTCATGAACATGTTGATGTTATTTTGGAAGGAAAATTTTTTGAGGCCTCTTTAGATTAA
- a CDS encoding outer membrane beta-barrel protein translates to MKYLVLSLVASFLFIGTATAQTASGFGFKGGLNYNANGNYYESAVSAAEKPDRNVGYHFGLFYKAGGKIFAKPELVYTATKSKYNTGDFKMQKIDAPLLVGVRFLKVLNVFAGPSLQYIIDSEFDGINIDSIENDFTVGLNFGVGFSLNKIGFDLRYERGFSDNEAVFATDNGLSIGRIDTRPDQLILSISLLL, encoded by the coding sequence ATGAAATATCTTGTTTTAAGTCTGGTTGCCTCCTTTTTATTTATAGGCACAGCAACAGCTCAAACCGCAAGTGGTTTTGGTTTTAAAGGTGGATTAAACTACAACGCAAATGGTAATTATTATGAATCGGCCGTTAGCGCTGCAGAAAAACCAGACCGGAATGTAGGCTACCATTTTGGTTTATTCTATAAAGCTGGAGGAAAGATTTTTGCCAAACCAGAATTGGTTTATACAGCCACCAAGAGTAAATATAATACTGGTGATTTTAAAATGCAAAAAATTGATGCTCCGCTATTGGTTGGTGTTCGATTTTTAAAAGTACTTAATGTTTTTGCCGGTCCTTCATTACAATATATTATCGACTCGGAATTTGATGGAATTAATATTGACTCCATAGAAAACGATTTTACGGTTGGACTCAATTTTGGCGTCGGTTTTAGCTTAAATAAAATTGGATTTGATTTACGTTATGAACGTGGTTTCAGTGATAATGAAGCCGTATTTGCTACGGATAACGGATTAAGTATTGGAAGAATAGACACACGTCCGGATCAACTCATTTTAAGTATTTCACTGCTACTCTAA